The sequence CAGTTAGAAGAAACGATGGGACTTATATTCGCTTTGGTGATAATGCGGTTGTATTAATAGATGATTTGATGGAACCAAGAGGAACTCGTATTTTTGGACCTATTGCAAGAGAGCTCCGTGAAAGACATTTTATGAAAATCCTTTCACTTGCTCCTGAAGTCGTATAGGAGATTTATATGAAAATTAAAAAAAATGATAAAGTAAGAGTTATTACTGGTGAATATAAAGGTGTTGAAGGATTGGTCTTGAAAGCATTTCCTAAAATTAATAAAGTTATTATTGAAAAAGTAAATTTTATTAAGAAACATCAGAGACCGACACAGCAAAATCAGTCTGGGGGAATAATTGAAATGGAGGCTCCAATACATATTTCTAATATTCAATTGATCTGTCCCAAATGTGGTCAACCAACCAAACCAAGATTGAAAATTTTAGAAGATAAAAGTAGAGTTAGATATTGTGCTAAATGCGGTGATATGA comes from Candidatus Cloacimonadota bacterium and encodes:
- the rplX gene encoding 50S ribosomal protein L24, with translation MKIKKNDKVRVITGEYKGVEGLVLKAFPKINKVIIEKVNFIKKHQRPTQQNQSGGIIEMEAPIHISNIQLICPKCGQPTKPRLKILEDKSRVRYCAKCGDMI